One region of Ananas comosus cultivar F153 linkage group 9, ASM154086v1, whole genome shotgun sequence genomic DNA includes:
- the LOC109715786 gene encoding uncharacterized protein ycf45, with translation MLKALNPASFQSPISGLVVSSSSRRVPGSRKAVAPPSIRRPSADRCAPWSPAGAPRTRTDGCSGGGGGGGAAAAAVQVHDELELFLELVPPRMRRELARHGEVRELIEVVMDLGRRPIARFPSGDWFMSDRPVAIDDLRHAISKVGDFSEDNRSGINHSLHRISAIRNRKMQIIGLTCRVGRAISGSAEMIRDLVESGGSMLVIGPPGVGKTTLIRETARILADKCMKRVVIVDTSNEIGGDGDVPHSGIGRARRMQVPNVSMQHNVMIEAVENHMPEVIIIDEIGTELEAMAASTIAQRGVQLVGTAHGVTIDSIIKNPCLQILVGGIESVTLGDEEARKRKVQKTILERQGPPTFTCAVEMISKTECRVHHKLEATVDAILAGKSPMFEVRKVDGKMNNLGSPMPLSEKHYEEEASTSYKESVRGKSMPAEDDSDMSFEFSRKGTSTTKLSRRSPVRVYTYKILEADLLQVANVMGFEDELDVIDDIGTADVILASSAELKKNPWIRSVAKYHQLPVFVIKANAMAQMVKAVKMILGMETFGSVKNGPADVRGDIEIEDDAPKRKPSLEEIDALEEARLAIEYIVIPGGEPVELLPRCSEIIARQLELVESYQLAAETSGTELNSRLQILPVKIKKKSSSQKNAGLLSSKQMDIDSLVSESGGASVSRLPLLPE, from the exons ATGTTGAAGGCCCTGAACCCGGCCTCGTTCCAGAGCCCGATCTCCGGCCTCGTCGTCTCCTCCTCGTCCCGCCGCGTCCCGGGCTCGCGCAAGGCTGTGGCCCCGCCCTCGATCCGCCGCCCCAGCGCGGATCGGTGCGCGCCGTGGAGCCCCGCGGGCGCGCCGAGGACGAGGACCGATGgctgcagcggcggcggcggcggcgggggggcggcggcggcggcggtgcaggTGCACGACGAGCTGGAGCTGTTCCTGGAGCTGGTGCCGCCGCGGATGCGGCGGGAGCTGGCGCGGCACGGCGAGGTCCGGGAGCTCATCGAGGTGGTGATGGATCTCGGGCGGCGGCCGATCGCGCGGTTCCCGTCGGGGGATTGGTTCATGTCGGATCGGCCCGTGGCGATCGACGACCTCCGCCACGCGATCTCGAAG GTTGGTGATTTCTCCGAGGACAATCGATCTGGGATTAATCATTCACTACATCGGATCAGTGCGATTCGGAACCGTAAGATGCAAATAATCGGTCTCACTTGCCGAGTTGGTCGAGCTATATCAGGAAGTGCTGAGATGATACGTGATCTGGTTGAGAGTGGGGGTTCCATGTTGGTAATTGGACCTCCCGGAGTTGGCAAGACAACCTTGATAAG GGAAACAGCTAGGATTTTAGCAGATAAATGCATGAAGCGTGTTGTCATAGTTGACACGTCAAATGAGATAGGAGGTGATGGGGATGTACCTCACTCCGGTATTGGACGTGCAAGGAGAATGCAAGTTCCAAATGTTAGCATGCAGCACAAT GTCATGATAGAAGCAGTGGAAAATCACATGCCAGAAGTCATCATTATAGATGAAATTGGCACAGAACTTGAAGCTATGGCGGCCAGCACTATTGCTCAAAGAGGTGTTCAGCTTGTTGGGACAGCACACGGAGTGACAATTGATAGCATCATTAAAAATCCTTGCTTGCAGATACTTGTTGGTGGGATAGAG AGTGTCACACTAGGTGACGAAGAGGCGAGGAAAAGGAAGGTTCAGAAAACAATTCTTGAGAGGCAAGGACCTCCAACATTCACTTGTGCTGTTGAGATGATATCGAAGACTGAGTGTCGAGTGCATCACAAATTAGAAGCCACTGTAGATGCTATTCTTGCAG GGAAGTCTCCTATGTTTGAAGTACGGAAGGTAGACGGCAAAATGAACAATTTAGGGAGCCCTATGCCATTATCTGAGAAACATTACGAAGAGGAGGCATCAACTTCTTATAAGGAAAGTGTGAGGGGCAAAAGTATGCCTGCTGAAGATGATTCTGATATGAGTTTTGAGTTTAGCAGAAAGGGAACAAGCACGACGAAGTTGTCGAGGAGATCGCCAGTACGTGTGTATACTTATAAG ATATTGGAAGCTGATCTGCTGCAAGTGGCAAATGTTATGGGTTTTGAGGATGAGTTGGATGTAATCGATGACATTGGAACTGCAGACGTGATTCTTGCTTCAAGCGCTGAACTGAAGAAGAATCCTTGGATTCGTAGTGTAGCTAAGTATCACCAACTTCCCGTGTTTGTCATTAAG GCCAATGCCATGGCGCAGATGGTAAAGGCTGTCAAAATGATTCTTGGAATGGAGACTTTCGGCTCTGTAAAGAATGGGCCTGCAGATGTCAGAGGAGATATAGAGATCGAAGATGATGCACCAAAAAGAAAACCATCGCTGGAGGAGATTGATGCGTTGGAG GAGGCTCGACTGGCTATTGAATACATTGTAATTCCTGGTGGCGAACCTGTCGAGCTGCTGCCTCGATGCTCGGAGATTATTGCTCGCCAGCTGGAGCTCGTGGAGAGCTACCAGCTAGCCGCAGAGACATCAGGAACTGAGTTGAACTCACGGCTGCAGATTCTCCCCgtgaagataaaaaaaaaaagctcgtcTCAGAAAAACGCCGGACTTCTTTCCAGCAAGCAAATGGACATCGATTCATTAGTCAGCGAGAGCGGAGGCGCGAGTGTTTCCCGGCTGCCTCTATTGCCTGAATAA